One window from the genome of Gemmatimonadales bacterium encodes:
- the rpmH gene encoding 50S ribosomal protein L34 → MKPSYRPRNRKRVNKHGFRARMATRWGRATLSRRRKKGRKQLTVRIPSKHHGG, encoded by the coding sequence GTGAAACCGAGCTATCGCCCGCGCAACCGCAAGCGCGTCAACAAGCATGGGTTTCGCGCCCGAATGGCGACGCGTTGGGGCCGTGCGACGCTATCACGGCGGCGGAAGAAGGGCCGGAAGCAGCTGACCGTCCGGATACCGTCCAAGCATCACGGCGGCTGA
- the dnaA gene encoding chromosomal replication initiator protein DnaA, with protein sequence MEQSAKDTWKRLLDQARTRLPEPTLRTWLEPAEAVSLEGGKLVLATPDQFAAEWNESKHAKLLSEISAEVLGTPLEVSFRVQEERSRRSQMDFFVAPPVSAGAVPTGAAPAWTMPLNERYTFGTFVIGKSNELAAAAAYAVAEAPGKNYNPLFIYGATGLGKTHLMQAIAHTVIGRSPGIRTAYIGAEQFINEVIEGIQAKVMPDFRRRYRHELDLLLVDDVHFLERKEMTQEEFFHTFNALHQAGKQIVVTSDRPPTEIPGLEARLVSRFESGMVADIGQPDLEHRTAILRKKAEQDHLELTLPDDVLQFIAEHVRSSVRELEGCIIKLLLFASLKHREITIDLAREALSDKIKAGSEEGGGNGRKGAPSIDRVQEVVARRWGVTPEGLRSKARTKRLTVPRQVAMYLARDMLGMQLVEIGQAFGGRDHSTVIHSVDKVGRQMARDYSFRDRVVQARSELSA encoded by the coding sequence ATGGAGCAGTCGGCGAAAGACACCTGGAAGCGCCTCCTCGACCAGGCGCGCACTCGTTTGCCGGAACCCACGCTCCGGACTTGGCTGGAACCCGCTGAGGCGGTGAGCCTCGAAGGCGGAAAACTGGTCCTGGCGACGCCCGACCAGTTCGCGGCCGAGTGGAATGAGTCGAAGCACGCGAAGCTCCTCTCGGAGATATCTGCCGAGGTGCTGGGCACCCCTTTGGAGGTGTCCTTCCGCGTGCAGGAAGAGCGGTCTCGTCGGTCGCAAATGGATTTCTTCGTCGCGCCGCCGGTGTCGGCTGGCGCGGTCCCCACGGGGGCCGCGCCGGCCTGGACCATGCCGCTCAACGAGCGGTACACCTTCGGCACGTTCGTCATCGGCAAGTCCAACGAGCTGGCGGCGGCCGCCGCCTACGCGGTCGCTGAGGCCCCCGGCAAGAACTACAACCCGCTGTTCATCTACGGCGCGACCGGCCTCGGCAAGACGCACCTGATGCAGGCCATCGCCCACACGGTTATCGGGCGCTCGCCGGGGATCCGCACCGCCTACATCGGCGCCGAGCAGTTCATCAACGAGGTCATCGAGGGCATCCAGGCCAAGGTGATGCCCGATTTCCGGCGCCGCTACCGCCACGAGCTGGACCTCCTCCTCGTAGACGACGTCCACTTCCTCGAGCGCAAGGAGATGACGCAGGAGGAGTTCTTCCACACCTTCAACGCTCTGCATCAGGCCGGCAAGCAGATCGTCGTGACTTCCGATCGGCCACCCACCGAGATCCCGGGGCTCGAAGCGCGCCTCGTTTCGCGGTTCGAGTCCGGGATGGTAGCCGACATCGGCCAGCCCGACCTCGAGCACCGGACGGCTATCCTCCGCAAGAAGGCCGAGCAGGACCACCTCGAGCTGACGCTCCCGGACGACGTGCTGCAGTTCATCGCCGAGCACGTTCGGAGCTCGGTTCGCGAGCTGGAGGGGTGCATCATCAAGCTGCTCCTCTTCGCCTCGCTGAAGCACCGCGAGATAACGATCGACCTCGCGCGCGAGGCCCTGTCGGACAAGATCAAGGCGGGGAGCGAAGAAGGTGGCGGCAACGGCCGGAAGGGCGCGCCATCGATCGACCGGGTGCAGGAGGTGGTGGCCCGCCGCTGGGGCGTGACGCCGGAGGGGCTCCGCTCTAAGGCGCGTACCAAGCGCCTCACCGTTCCGCGGCAGGTGGCGATGTACCTCGCGCGGGACATGCTGGGGATGCAGCTGGTCGAGATCGGCCAGGCTTTCGGGGGACGCGACCATTCGACTGTGATCCACAGCGTGGACAAGGTGGGGCGGCAGATGGCGCGCGATTACAGCTTCCGCGATCGGGTCGTCCAGGCCCGCAGCGAGTTGTCCGCATAG
- the dnaN gene encoding DNA polymerase III subunit beta, with product MKFTITREKLQEGLLAVVSSVPAKTTLPVLSNILIEAKKDGLRLSGTDLDIAVSTTVAAEVDEEGAITLPAKKLSDIARELPGSPVRVTSAGEQRANVECGKSKFRLLGLPRDEFPSFPQVKFDDAWKVLAKELHKLIGHVAFAVSTEESRPILNGVLWELRKDRMRMVATNGHRLARMEVALSGAGGQQADLIVPPKALEQIRRLFGPDDEVEIAKSENHLGFRTAGTQVYTRLIEGPYPNYEQVIPRENDKFATVDKVAMASALRRMSIVASDQTHRIRLALGGGTLKFSVQTPDLGEAQDEMAVTYDGDALEIGFNAAYLLELLKYMPTDEVRFTFKAPERAATAEPVGWDDSSSYLCLVMPLRLVD from the coding sequence ATGAAGTTCACGATCACACGCGAGAAGCTGCAGGAGGGTCTTCTCGCGGTCGTTTCGAGCGTACCGGCGAAGACGACACTGCCGGTGCTTTCGAACATCCTGATCGAGGCGAAGAAGGACGGTCTCCGCCTTTCGGGGACCGACCTGGACATCGCCGTGTCCACGACGGTCGCCGCGGAGGTCGACGAGGAAGGCGCGATCACGCTGCCGGCGAAGAAACTCTCCGACATCGCGCGCGAGCTGCCTGGATCACCGGTGAGGGTCACGTCGGCGGGCGAGCAGCGCGCCAACGTCGAGTGCGGCAAGAGCAAGTTCCGGCTCCTGGGCCTGCCGCGCGACGAGTTCCCATCGTTCCCGCAGGTGAAGTTCGACGACGCGTGGAAGGTGCTCGCCAAGGAGTTACACAAGCTCATCGGACACGTGGCGTTCGCGGTCTCGACCGAAGAAAGCCGCCCGATCCTGAACGGGGTGCTGTGGGAGTTGCGCAAGGACCGGATGCGGATGGTGGCCACCAACGGCCATCGGCTGGCGCGCATGGAGGTTGCTCTGTCCGGGGCCGGCGGCCAGCAGGCCGACCTCATCGTGCCGCCCAAGGCGCTGGAGCAGATCCGCCGGCTGTTCGGGCCGGACGACGAGGTCGAGATCGCGAAGAGCGAGAACCACCTGGGCTTCCGCACCGCTGGAACCCAGGTCTACACCCGGCTGATCGAGGGGCCGTACCCCAACTACGAGCAGGTCATCCCGCGCGAGAACGACAAGTTCGCCACGGTGGACAAGGTGGCGATGGCCTCGGCGCTCCGGCGGATGAGCATCGTCGCGAGCGACCAGACCCATCGCATCCGGCTGGCCTTGGGCGGCGGGACGCTCAAGTTCAGCGTGCAGACGCCGGACCTGGGCGAGGCTCAGGACGAGATGGCGGTGACGTACGACGGGGATGCGCTGGAGATCGGCTTCAACGCCGCCTACCTGCTCGAGCTCCTGAAGTACATGCCGACCGACGAGGTGCGCTTCACCTTCAAGGCGCCCGAGCGGGCCGCCACGGCGGAGCCGGTGGGGTGGGACGACAGTTCTTCGTACCTCTGCCTGGTGATGCCGCTGAGATTGGTAGATTGA